A window of the Candidatus Paraluminiphilus aquimaris genome harbors these coding sequences:
- the ftsA gene encoding cell division protein FtsA: MAATEEKRMIVGLDIGTSKVVAVVGEIDSDGTIDIVGIGSHPSKGLKKGVVVNIESTVNAIQRAVEEAELMAGCQIHSVYVGIAGSHIRSMNSHGIVAIKDREVERADIDRVIDAAQAVAIPADQKILHVLPQEFVIDNQGGIKEPLGMSGVRLEAKVHLVTCAETAAQNIEKCVQRCGLEVDAIVLEQLASSYSVITDDERDLGVCMVDIGGGTSDIAVFTEGSIRHTGVIPVAGDQVTSDIAMALRTPTQHAEEIKIRYACALAQLTGPEETIKVPSVGDRPPRDLSRQSLAEVVEPRYDELFTLIQGEIRRSGFEELIPAGVVLTGGTSKMEGVVELAEEIFHMPVRVGAPQYTRGMHDIIRNPIYATAVGLLLSGAKELHEGAQLSADRQKTSSLLGGLRNWFGRNF; encoded by the coding sequence ATGGCAGCGACTGAAGAGAAGCGCATGATCGTTGGCTTGGATATAGGTACATCCAAGGTTGTAGCGGTGGTCGGTGAGATTGATAGCGATGGCACCATAGATATCGTTGGTATTGGTTCGCATCCATCAAAGGGTCTCAAAAAGGGCGTTGTGGTGAATATCGAATCGACTGTAAACGCCATTCAGCGAGCGGTTGAGGAAGCAGAGCTAATGGCCGGCTGCCAAATTCACTCGGTTTACGTCGGCATTGCGGGTAGCCATATTCGATCCATGAATTCGCATGGAATCGTCGCGATCAAGGATCGTGAAGTAGAGCGAGCAGACATCGACCGGGTCATCGACGCTGCCCAGGCCGTCGCGATTCCTGCGGATCAAAAAATTCTCCATGTCCTCCCGCAAGAGTTTGTGATCGACAACCAAGGGGGAATCAAAGAGCCGCTTGGTATGTCGGGAGTGCGTCTTGAGGCCAAAGTACATTTGGTGACCTGCGCTGAGACGGCTGCACAGAACATTGAAAAATGTGTGCAACGCTGTGGTCTTGAGGTAGATGCCATTGTTCTCGAACAGCTGGCATCGAGTTATTCAGTCATTACCGATGATGAGCGTGATCTCGGTGTTTGCATGGTGGATATCGGCGGTGGAACCTCGGATATCGCGGTATTCACGGAAGGATCAATTCGCCATACCGGCGTGATTCCAGTGGCGGGTGATCAGGTTACCAGTGACATTGCGATGGCGCTGCGAACGCCCACGCAGCACGCCGAAGAAATCAAGATCAGATACGCCTGCGCGCTCGCACAGCTGACCGGACCTGAAGAGACCATCAAAGTACCGAGCGTCGGCGATCGTCCGCCGAGAGACTTATCGCGGCAATCACTCGCGGAGGTAGTTGAGCCCAGGTACGACGAGCTATTTACGCTCATTCAGGGCGAAATTCGCCGATCGGGGTTTGAGGAGCTCATTCCCGCCGGCGTTGTGCTAACGGGTGGCACCTCCAAGATGGAGGGTGTGGTCGAGCTCGCCGAAGAAATTTTTCACATGCCTGTACGCGTGGGTGCACCGCAGTACACACGTGGCATGCACGACATTATTCGAAATCCGATCTATGCCACAGCTGTTGGGCTGTTGCTGTCGGGTGCAAAAGAGCTTCATGAGGGCGCGCAGTTATCTGCGGACCGTCAGAAGACCAGCAGTCTGCTGGGTGGGTTGCGCAATTGGTTTGGTCGCAACTTCTGA